The following are encoded together in the Bos taurus isolate L1 Dominette 01449 registration number 42190680 breed Hereford chromosome 17, ARS-UCD2.0, whole genome shotgun sequence genome:
- the RAB36 gene encoding ras-related protein Rab-36 isoform X3: MRSSLTPLGPSVSRDRVISSFPKWYTPAACLQLREHFHGQVSTACQRGNTGTVGLRLSKVVVVGDLYVGKTSLIHRFCKNVFDHDYKATIGVDFEIERFEVAGTPFSLQIWDTAGQEKFKCIASAYYRGAQVIITAFDLTDVQTLEHSRQWLEDALRENEPGACFVFLVGTKKDLLSGAACEQAEAEAVRLANEMRAEYWSVSAKTGENVKAFFSRVAALAFERSVLQDLERRSNSPLQVGGGDVIRMEGRRPETPDSRRPSGPSCC; encoded by the exons ATGAGGTCCTCCCTGACACCTTTGGGGCCCTCTGTGAGCCGGGACCGCGTCATCAGCAGCTTCCCTAAG TGGTACACACCCGCCGCCTGCCTGCAGCTCCGGGAGCACTTCCACGGGCAGGTCAGCACTGCCTGCCAGCGCGGGAACACGGGGACTGTGGG GCTCAGACTCTCCAAGGTGGTGGTGGTCGGCGATCTCTACGTGGGCAAGACCAGCCTCATCCACAG GTTCTGCAAGAATGTCTTCGACCATGACTACAAGGCCACCATCGGGGTGGACTTCGAGATTGAGCGGTTTGAGGTCGCTGGGACCCCCTTCAGTCTCCAGAT CTGGGACACAGCAGGGCAGGAGAAGTTCAAGTGCATCGCATCTGCCTACTACCGGGGTGCCCAGG TGATCATCACGGCCTTTGACCTCACTGACGTGCAAACCCTGGAGCACAGCAGGCAA TGGCTGGAGGACGCGCTGAGGGAGAACGAGCCAGGCGCCTGCTTCGTGTTCCTCGTGGGGACCAAGAAGGACCTGCTG TCAGGGGCCGCGTGCGAGCAGGCGGAGGCGGAGGCTGTGCGCCTGGCCAACGAGATGCGCGCTGAGTACTGGTCCGTGTCGGCCAAGACCG GAGAGAATGTGAAGGCGTTTTTTAGCCGCGTGGCCGCCCTGGCTTTCGAGCGCTCGGTACTGCAGGACTTGGAGCGGAGGAGCAACAGCCCGCTGCAGGTCGGCGGCGGGGACGTCATCC GGATGGAGGGACGTCGACCCGAGACCCCGGACAGCAGGAGGCCCTCCGGCCCGAGTTGTTGTTAG
- the RAB36 gene encoding ras-related protein Rab-36 isoform X2, giving the protein MRSSLTPLGPSVSRDRVISSFPKWYTPAACLQLREHFHGQVSTACQRGNTGTVGLRLSKVVVVGDLYVGKTSLIHRFCKNVFDHDYKATIGVDFEIERFEVAGTPFSLQIWDTAGQEKFKCIASAYYRGAQVIITAFDLTDVQTLEHSRQWLEDALRENEPGACFVFLVGTKKDLLSGAACEQAEAEAVRLANEMRAEYWSVSAKTGDLPDPGTEPRTQVSALAGRFFTSSATWKTQLKD; this is encoded by the exons ATGAGGTCCTCCCTGACACCTTTGGGGCCCTCTGTGAGCCGGGACCGCGTCATCAGCAGCTTCCCTAAG TGGTACACACCCGCCGCCTGCCTGCAGCTCCGGGAGCACTTCCACGGGCAGGTCAGCACTGCCTGCCAGCGCGGGAACACGGGGACTGTGGG GCTCAGACTCTCCAAGGTGGTGGTGGTCGGCGATCTCTACGTGGGCAAGACCAGCCTCATCCACAG GTTCTGCAAGAATGTCTTCGACCATGACTACAAGGCCACCATCGGGGTGGACTTCGAGATTGAGCGGTTTGAGGTCGCTGGGACCCCCTTCAGTCTCCAGAT CTGGGACACAGCAGGGCAGGAGAAGTTCAAGTGCATCGCATCTGCCTACTACCGGGGTGCCCAGG TGATCATCACGGCCTTTGACCTCACTGACGTGCAAACCCTGGAGCACAGCAGGCAA TGGCTGGAGGACGCGCTGAGGGAGAACGAGCCAGGCGCCTGCTTCGTGTTCCTCGTGGGGACCAAGAAGGACCTGCTG TCAGGGGCCGCGTGCGAGCAGGCGGAGGCGGAGGCTGTGCGCCTGGCCAACGAGATGCGCGCTGAGTACTGGTCCGTGTCGGCCAAGACCG gggatcttcccgacccagggactgaacccaggactcaagtctctgcactggcaggcaggttctttacttctagcgccacctggaaaacccaacTGAAAGACTAG
- the RAB36 gene encoding ras-related protein Rab-36 isoform X1 — protein sequence MRSSLTPLGPSVSRDRVISSFPKWYTPAACLQLREHFHGQVSTACQRGNTGTVGFCKNVFDHDYKATIGVDFEIERFEVAGTPFSLQIWDTAGQEKFKCIASAYYRGAQVIITAFDLTDVQTLEHSRQWLEDALRENEPGACFVFLVGTKKDLLSGAACEQAEAEAVRLANEMRAEYWSVSAKTGENVKAFFSRVAALAFERSVLQDLERRSNSPLQVGGGDVIRMEGRRPETPDSRRPSGPSCC from the exons ATGAGGTCCTCCCTGACACCTTTGGGGCCCTCTGTGAGCCGGGACCGCGTCATCAGCAGCTTCCCTAAG TGGTACACACCCGCCGCCTGCCTGCAGCTCCGGGAGCACTTCCACGGGCAGGTCAGCACTGCCTGCCAGCGCGGGAACACGGGGACTGTGGG GTTCTGCAAGAATGTCTTCGACCATGACTACAAGGCCACCATCGGGGTGGACTTCGAGATTGAGCGGTTTGAGGTCGCTGGGACCCCCTTCAGTCTCCAGAT CTGGGACACAGCAGGGCAGGAGAAGTTCAAGTGCATCGCATCTGCCTACTACCGGGGTGCCCAGG TGATCATCACGGCCTTTGACCTCACTGACGTGCAAACCCTGGAGCACAGCAGGCAA TGGCTGGAGGACGCGCTGAGGGAGAACGAGCCAGGCGCCTGCTTCGTGTTCCTCGTGGGGACCAAGAAGGACCTGCTG TCAGGGGCCGCGTGCGAGCAGGCGGAGGCGGAGGCTGTGCGCCTGGCCAACGAGATGCGCGCTGAGTACTGGTCCGTGTCGGCCAAGACCG GAGAGAATGTGAAGGCGTTTTTTAGCCGCGTGGCCGCCCTGGCTTTCGAGCGCTCGGTACTGCAGGACTTGGAGCGGAGGAGCAACAGCCCGCTGCAGGTCGGCGGCGGGGACGTCATCC GGATGGAGGGACGTCGACCCGAGACCCCGGACAGCAGGAGGCCCTCCGGCCCGAGTTGTTGTTAG
- the LOC112441984 gene encoding basic salivary proline-rich protein 1-like gives MARPRLLTCAAWLRAPAGPASATARRPHQARPGTPGGPHAHGGAAAAAAREQCPPPPGRQVRPRPGGRRAGRGARGGRARGRAPAIVCGAPGARARARGAGQALPPLGRPASPWPPPARRCPRAPAPPSGSPRCAQPARSRRSVARRPRSAPQEGAGRGGGRGLGAADGAVGGRLKEASPRAAVGPPAPAALLRAARGQRRRKGRGGGRGRGADGAGRSLLKGPPPPPPRPPPPAPSAAALRAAPAPGETEAETATSALPGTGALDPGEPDGPSLPSLAERAPQRTGRPAVANGPPGAGVPA, from the coding sequence ATGGCGCGGCCGCGGCTCCTCACCTGCGCAGCCTGGCTGCGCGCGCCAGCGGGGCCGGCTTCAGCGACGGCGCGGCGGCCTCACCAGGCCCGGCCCGGGACGCCGGGCGGCCCCCATGCCCAcggcggggcggcggcggcggcggcgcgcgaACAATGCCCGCCCCCTCCCGGGCGGCAGGTGAGGCCGCGGCCGGGCGGCcggcgcgcggggcggggcgcgcgCGGGGGAAGGGCGCGGGGCCGCGCGCCCGCTATTGTGTGCGGGGCTCccggcgcgcgcgcgcgcgcgcgcggggCGGGGCAGGCGCTGCCTCCGCTCGGCCGGCCGGCTAGCCCATGGCCGCCGCCCGCGCGCCGCTGTCCTCGGGCTCCCGCGCCGCCGTCCGGCTCCCCGCGCTGCGCTCAGCCCGCCCGCTCCCGCCGCTCTGTCGCGCGCCGCCCGCGCTCGGCGCCGCAggaaggggcggggcggggcggtgggcggggcctcgGCGCGGCTGATGGAGCGGTGGGGGGGCGTCTTAAAGAGGCCTCTCCCCGCGCGGCGGTCGGACCGCCCGCTCCCGCCGCTCTCTTGCGCGCCGCCCGCGGTCAGCGCCGCAGGAAGGGGCGGGGTGGAGGGCGGGGCCGCGGCGCTGATGGAGCGGGGCGGAGCCTCTTAAAGGGGccgccaccaccccccccccgtccccccccccccgccccctccgctGCGGCCCTGCGGGCGGCCCCCGcgcctggggaaactgaggccgagACGGCGACTTCTGCACTCCCGGGAACAGGTGCCCTGGATCCCGGCGAGCCGGATGGCCCCTCGCTCCCGTCACTGGCTGAGCGCGCTCCCCAGCGGACAGGTCGCCCGGCGGTCGCCAACGGGCCTCCGGGCGCTGGGGTCCCGGCGTGA